Proteins encoded together in one Myxococcaceae bacterium JPH2 window:
- a CDS encoding DNA primase → MSIATAVFDLDHLTAQQLSCLDSVERHGFAFALHSTHSNLPPDDYCLRLVMPLSRPVRPSEWPAVRQAAIQLLAIPSDPATKDLARIYYLPDAPVGTEPLALTREGVPLDVDALLAKAQSASPSAPATPSESADLYELRALLRKIRKPERVVLVRRVLAGEPLAPVGEQDNALNTLMSCAAFAHPLDTPEAAVVELFRASFAAMDWGEGTEHLCRQAALKLRRHRERRRTRNAGRLAENTTIWEALGTKAPEAAPALDADDAWERELLIDTTKEGGKRLRNCEANIFTVLLRSPEWRGVLRFNEVTKALEVDGGPLGPSVDLETLDVLAANWMQRSAYGQLGLAPKAQAVAQQLLAVAKCNSYDPVADYLSGLTWDGVPRLDELFVTYFGAQGDAGYLRAVGAKFALSAVARALRPGCKVDTMLILEGAQGLRKSTAFRILAGQFFSDAQIDVTNKDSAMLASQYWFIELAELSTFRKSEDQALKAFISRTDDTYRPSYGRTNVRAPRRCVLVGTTNDDDYLRDPTGHRRFWPVKCTRIDTDALARDRDQIWAEAVVRFLRGEEWWLSNEAAQEAEHQASLRQENYGDGRKEVILRWLLEMPADKRPSDVTILQVGVEAFTLHPAQVDPRLSREIGAALKALHFTRGQRRMGDGPRPLIYYLPDELRNASTEKRDSTGTSLRAQFERRSPEPGFTALHCLFPDTARSREQHTHHGTTIKPPYRLF, encoded by the coding sequence ATGTCAATAGCCACTGCTGTGTTCGACCTGGACCATCTGACCGCGCAGCAGCTCTCGTGCCTCGATTCAGTCGAGCGGCACGGATTCGCCTTCGCGCTTCACTCGACACATAGCAACCTACCCCCTGACGACTACTGCCTGCGTCTCGTCATGCCGTTGTCGCGGCCCGTGCGCCCGAGCGAATGGCCTGCCGTAAGACAGGCAGCAATCCAATTGCTCGCAATCCCTTCCGACCCGGCAACCAAAGACTTGGCGCGCATCTACTACCTGCCGGACGCGCCGGTCGGCACCGAGCCACTCGCACTCACGAGAGAAGGCGTCCCACTCGATGTCGACGCGCTGCTCGCGAAAGCTCAGTCTGCGAGCCCCAGTGCCCCAGCAACACCGTCAGAGTCAGCCGACCTGTACGAGCTGCGCGCCCTCCTGCGCAAGATTCGGAAGCCCGAGCGCGTCGTCCTTGTGCGGCGAGTCCTCGCAGGTGAGCCCCTGGCCCCGGTTGGCGAGCAGGACAACGCGCTGAACACGCTGATGTCATGCGCGGCATTCGCCCACCCGCTGGACACGCCGGAAGCCGCGGTCGTCGAGCTGTTCCGCGCGTCCTTCGCGGCGATGGACTGGGGCGAGGGAACGGAGCACCTGTGTCGGCAGGCCGCGCTCAAGCTGCGCCGCCACCGGGAGCGCCGCCGCACGCGGAATGCCGGTCGGCTGGCCGAGAACACCACCATTTGGGAGGCCCTCGGCACGAAGGCCCCGGAAGCCGCCCCCGCCCTGGACGCGGACGACGCATGGGAGCGCGAGCTGCTGATCGATACGACGAAGGAGGGCGGGAAGCGCCTGCGGAACTGCGAAGCAAACATCTTCACCGTCCTCCTCCGCTCGCCCGAGTGGCGCGGCGTCCTGCGCTTCAACGAAGTCACGAAGGCCCTTGAAGTCGACGGTGGCCCCCTCGGCCCCAGCGTGGACCTCGAAACGCTGGATGTGCTCGCGGCCAACTGGATGCAGCGCAGCGCCTACGGGCAACTCGGCCTGGCACCGAAGGCCCAAGCCGTCGCGCAGCAGCTCCTCGCGGTAGCCAAGTGCAACAGCTACGACCCGGTCGCCGACTACCTGTCCGGGCTCACCTGGGACGGAGTGCCGCGACTCGACGAGCTGTTCGTAACGTACTTCGGCGCGCAGGGGGATGCCGGCTACCTGCGGGCCGTGGGCGCGAAGTTCGCCCTGTCGGCCGTCGCGCGGGCGCTGCGTCCCGGATGCAAGGTCGACACGATGCTGATTCTTGAGGGCGCGCAGGGGTTGCGGAAGTCGACCGCGTTCCGAATCCTCGCGGGGCAGTTCTTCAGCGACGCACAAATCGACGTGACGAACAAAGACAGTGCGATGTTGGCCTCTCAATACTGGTTCATCGAACTGGCCGAGCTGAGCACCTTCAGGAAGAGTGAAGACCAAGCGCTGAAGGCATTCATCTCCCGCACGGACGACACCTACCGCCCGTCCTATGGACGCACCAACGTGCGGGCACCGCGGCGATGCGTCCTTGTTGGGACAACGAACGATGACGATTACCTGCGCGACCCGACCGGCCATCGTCGCTTCTGGCCGGTGAAGTGCACGCGCATTGACACCGACGCACTCGCGAGGGACCGAGACCAGATTTGGGCCGAAGCCGTCGTGCGATTCCTGCGCGGCGAGGAGTGGTGGCTCAGCAACGAAGCGGCTCAGGAGGCCGAGCACCAAGCCTCGCTGCGACAGGAGAACTACGGGGACGGCCGGAAGGAAGTCATCCTGCGGTGGCTCCTGGAAATGCCGGCCGACAAGCGCCCGTCCGACGTGACGATTCTTCAGGTCGGAGTCGAGGCATTCACCCTCCACCCCGCGCAGGTGGACCCGCGCCTCTCTCGGGAGATTGGCGCGGCCCTGAAGGCGCTGCACTTCACGCGCGGACAGCGCCGGATGGGAGACGGGCCCCGGCCGCTCATCTACTACCTGCCGGACGAACTGCGGAATGCCTCAACGGAAAAGCGCGACAGCACTGGAACGAGCCTGCGGGCCCAGTTTGAACGGCGTTCGCCCGAACCAGGATTCACGGCTCTGCACTGTCTATTTCCGGACACTGCGAGGAGCCGTGAACAACATACCCATCACGGAACAACCATCAAGCCGCCATATCGACTTTTCTAG